Within Acidobacteriota bacterium, the genomic segment CTCGCCAACAACGCTGCCGCGTTGACCTTCACGCTCAGCGGGTTATCGAAGATCGCCGGACTGCCGCAGATGAAAGTCGCTTGGATGGCGGTCAGCGGACCCGCGGCGCAAGCGGCACAGGCGCTGGCGCGCCTCGAGGTCATCGCGGATACCTATCTCTCGATGAACACGCCGATGCAGCTCGCCCTCCCCGCCTTGCTCGCCAGCCGCAGCGGCTTTCAGAAACAGTTGCGCGAGCGCGTGCAGACAAACTCCAAAGCACTCAACGCCGCGCTCGCCGCCGTGCCCTCGGTCGAGCGCCTCGAATCCGAAGCCGGATGGTACGCCGTGCTGCGCACCCCGCACACGGGCAGCGACGAGGACCTCGCCATCGCGCTGCTGGAAGAGCAGGGAGTCGTCACCCATCCCGGACACTTCTATGATTTCCGCGCCGAGGGATACTTGGTACTGAGCCTGATCACGCCGGCCGCGCTCTTTCGCGAAGGCGCCACGCGGCTTGCGACTTTCCTGGCCCGGCGCTTCCGCTAGCGCAGCGCGAAACCTTCCCTAAGGTGTACTGCTGAGTAACCTGCGGAAAATGCAACGGACATCGGGCTTCGCGCTCCCGGTGGGTCACTTTCCACACGGAAACCGCTGGATTCCCGTTTTTTAAGTGGTGGAAGTCGTGGTACTTTACTTATCCAACCCAGCGGCTTCACGCAATAAAGCTGTGCCCTTCGCTGCCCTCGGTCCCCCAGGCAGCGGCGAGCACGCACAGCGATGCGCGGGGTCAGCCGGGGCAGCCTGGTGATTATCAGATAGCAACTGGCACGGGCCTTCGGAACGGGGCGCGTAGGGACCGAAATGTCTCAAGACAGCTTCACGCAGATCATCCAGAGCTCACGCGGCAACGCGGAGCTGCAGGCGGAGCTGGAAAAATTCCGTCGCACGATCACCGTGATGTTCACCGACATCAAGGGCTCCACCGCGTATTTCGAGAAATACGGCGACGTCGCCGGCCTGATGATGGTCCACCAGTGCAACGACGCACTGCAGCACATCGTGGAGCGGCACGGTGGCCGCGTCGTCAAGACCATCGGCGACGCCATCATGGCCACCTTCGAGGATCCCGCCGAGAGCGTGCAGGCCTCCATCGAGATGCAGCAGCAGCTCATCGATTTCAACGCCCCCAAGCCGGAGCAGGACCATGTCTTTATCCGCATCGGACTGAACCACGGTTCCGGGATCGTCAGGTCCAATGACGTCTTCGGCGACGTGGTCAACGTCGCTTCCCGCGTGGAGAGCGTCGCGCTTCCCGAGCAGATCGTCATCTCCGACACGCTGAACCAGAAAGTCTCGCAGCTCGGTAGGTTCAAGCTCTCCCACCTCGGCCGCTTCGCGCTCAAAGGCAAGGAAGGCGACCGCGACCTGTTCGAGGTCATCTGGACGGAAGGGAAGTCTGCGCACGCGGTGGCGGCGCATACCATGGTCGCTTCGCCAAAAGCGTCGATGGTGCTGCCCAGGTTCAAGCTGCAGCACATCAAGAAAGATGGCTCGGTCGGCTCCGAGCATGAACTCAAGGATGGCAAGCTGGTCGTCGGCAAGGACCAGGGCGATCTCAAGTTCGCGAGCGATCCGCAACTCTGCTCGCGCCATGCGCAGTTCAGTGTGGACCGCGGGCAGCTCACCGTCGAAGACCTCGCGCCCGAGGGTCGCGGCGTCTATGTGCGCCTGATCTCGACCTACACCCTGCACGACGGCGATGTCCTGATGATGGGGCGGCGCGCCTTCCGCTTCAAAGAGAAGCCGAACGCCATGGCCGCCGCGGCGGCGCTGGGCAGCACCGTCACCGACCTCGCCAAGTTGCTCAAGGAACCGGTGGCCGAGTTCATCGCGCTCAAGGCCGATGGCACCAGCGACGAAGTCGCGCGCTTCCCGCTGAGCGAACAGGAAGTGACCTGGGGACGCACCAAAGGGACATACACCTTTCCCGAAGACGGCTTCATGAGCCGTTCGCATGCCAAGGTCTACCAGCGCGGCGAAGATTTCTTTCTCGAGGATAGCGGCAGCCGCAACGGCACCTTCATCAAGGTGCGCGAGAAATCTCCCGTGCCGGTGGGAGCAATGGTCCTGGTCGGCGGTCAATTACTCAAGGTGACTCAGTAATGGCGGCGAACACGCTGACCAAGATCGGGAAGTACGACGTTGTCGATGTTCTCGGCAAGGGCGGTATGGGCGTCGTCTACAAGGCGATGGACAACCGCATCGGACGCCTCGTCGCCATCAAGATGATGACCGGCGGCTTCGCCGATAATCCCGACCTGCTGAAGCGCTTCTATCGCGAAGCCCAGTCCACCGGGATGTTGCAGCACTCCAACATCGTCATTGTCTACGACCTGGGCGATCAAGATGGCAATCCTTACCTGGTGATGGAATTCCTCGAGGGCGAGCCGCTCGACAAGGTCATCGCCACGCGCCGCGAGATCAGCCTGGTGCAGAAGCTCGACTACATCATCCAATGTTGCGGTGGATTGAATTACGCGCACCAGCGCGGCATCGTCCATCGCGATATCAAGCCCGCTAACCTCATGATCCTCAAGGAGGGCGCGGCGGTGAAGATCGTGGACTTCGGCATCGCCCGCATCGGCGACGCCTCGCTCACCAAGACGGGCCAGGTCGTGGGGACCATCACCTACATGTCACCGGAGCAGATCAACGCACAGGTGGTCGATGGCCGCACCGACATTTTTTCCACCGGCGTGATGCTCTACGAGCTGCTCACCTACACCCTGCCTTTCGATGGTCGAGACACCGCCGCCACCCTGCTCAAGATCATCCATGAGCCGCCGCCACCACTCAAGAATTTCATCTCCGAATTCCCGCCCGAGCTGGAAGAGATCCTGCTCAAGGCTCTCGCCAAGGACCGGGAAGAGCGGTACGCCACCGCAGAAGATTTCGCCTTCGACCTCTCGCGCGTTCAGGAGCAGCTCAAGAAGAGCATGGTCTCTGACTATGTGGCGCGGGCGAGGACTTCGATCGAAAAGCAGGAATTGAGCCGGGCGAAGGAATTGCTGCAACAGGTGCTCAAGGTCGATACCCAGCACTCTCTCGCCAAGGAGCTCATGCACGAGGTGCAGCAGCGCTTGCAGAAGCAGCAGCGCGGCGAGCAGATCCGCCAGCTGCGCTCCCACGCTGAAGACGCGCTCGGGCAGAGGCTTTACGAAGATGCTATCTCCTACATCGACCAGGCCATCACGCTCGACAAGACGAATCCGGAGCTGTTGAACCTGCGCGACCTCGCGCGCGAAGCCAAACTCCGGCGCGATAAGACTGCCGACGAGCTGCGCCGCGCCGAGTCCGGACAGCTGAGTGGACACCTCGAGGAAGCGCTGCAGCACGTGGAAGCCGCGCTCAAGCTCGATCCTGACAACGCGCAAGCCAAGGCGCTCTACGCCTCCGTCAGCCGGGAACTGCAGTCGCGCTCCAAAGATCAGAAGGTCAAGAGCTTCGTAGACGAAGCCCGCAAGCACATCTCAGGACGCAAGTTCACCGACGCTTTCGAGGTACTGAAGCGCGCCGAGCAGATCGATCCTTCGAGTCCCGAAGTCCACGCGCTCATGAACCTGGCTTCTTCCGGCCGCGAGCAAGAGCTGCGCCGCCGCGACCTCGAGCGCATCACCACCGAGATCGAAGAGGCGCTGGCGAAAGACGATTTCGCCGGCGCCAGCGCGCAGGCCGATGCGGCGCTGCAGAAGCACGCCAACGAACCGCAGCTGCTCAAGCTCAAGGCCCTGGCCGACAAGCAGCGCGAGGCCGCCGACCGCCGTAAGTTCATCGATGAACAGATGGCCCTCGCCCGCAAGCTGCTCGATGCCGGCAAAGCCGCCGATGCGCTGGCGCTGCTCGAGAAGGCGGCGCAGAAGGTCCCGGGCGAATCGCGCCTGCAGTCGCTGCTCGCCATCGTGCGCGATAGCGCCGATCGCGAACGCAACGAGCAGATCAAGGTCCAGTATGTCCAGAAGGCGAAAGAGGCGATGCGGCACAAGGATTACGCCGTCGCCGTGCAGATACTGGAGGCGGCCAGCCGCGAGCTCGACGATTCGGCGGAGATCTACGACCTGCTGCAGTTCGCGCGCGACGAGGCCAGCCAGACCGACCGCCGCCGCAAGATCGAGTTCATCGCCGATGAAGCCCAGCGCCTGATGAGTGAAGAGGATTTTGAGCGCGCTGTCGTGCTGCTGGAGAGCACGCTCAAAGAGACGCCTGACGAAGAGCTTCGCGCCGTGCTCACTGAGGCGCGACGCGGCGTGCACGAGTTCGGGCGCAAGACCGAAGCCGCCATCACCAAGGCGCAAGGCCTGATCAGAGATGGCCGGGTCAACGATGCGGTCGCCTTCCTCGAGTCGCAGCCCCAGGGCTACGCGCGCTCGAGCGCGTTCTGCAACGTCCTCGAGCAAGCTCGCGGCCAGCAGGACCAGAGCATGGCGATCGGCTCCGCCATCGACAAAGCGAGCCAGGCGCTGGCCAAGGGAGACGTCGCGTCGGCGTTGAACATCGCCTACGCTTGCGCCAAGACCTACGGCGAGACGCCGGAGATCAAGGCTGCCATCGCGGAGATCGAGAGCAAGCGCAGTGCGCTGGCCAAGTCCACCGTCGAATCGGCTGTTGCTGACGCGCGCCGCCTGTTGCTTGCCCGTCAGTATCCGCAGGCGTTGGAACGTCTAGAGGCTGCCGCGCCGTTCGTCATCGAGGTCGGTCAGAGCCTGCAGAAGCAGTACGAATCGCTCAAGAACGACGCCACCGCCGGCGCTTCGCGTCAGCAGAAGCAGACGCAGCTCGATCACACCATTATTGCCGGTTCGATGGAGCAGGGTAACCAAGGTGGCCAGGGCGGCCAGACCATCGTCGCCGGTTCTTACGACAACGTGCCGCGACCCTCGCCGGAGCCCACCCGTTATGGTGTGCCACCGCCACCGCCGCCCGTACCCACAAAACCTACGCCGGCGCCGGCAGTAGCCGCCGCGCCCGCCCGCGCCCGTGCCGCGACCTCCGCTCCAGTCGCTACGCCGCCGCCGGTGCAGGCCCCGCCGCGCCGCACCAGCGTGCCGGCAGCGGTGCCCGCTCCCGCCCCCGTTCCGGAGAAGAAGTCGCCGCTGCTGCTGATCGTCATCCTGGTCGCCGTGCTTGTGCTCGGCGTTGGCGGCTATGTGGGATACACCAGGTTCTTTGGCGAGCCCAAGGCCACGGCCTACATCGAGATCAACGTGACGCCTTGGGGCAAAGTGAAGAGCATCACCACGGTAGACGGCAAACGCACCGTCACCCTGCCGGCGGAGACGCAGACGCCACTCCGCGTAACTCTCGCTCCCGGCGATTACAAGGTCACGCTCGCTGGTCCGGATGGCTCCGAGCAGAGCGAACTGGTCAAAGTCACCGATGAGACGCCGGGAACCTGCTGC encodes:
- a CDS encoding FHA domain-containing protein, translated to MSQDSFTQIIQSSRGNAELQAELEKFRRTITVMFTDIKGSTAYFEKYGDVAGLMMVHQCNDALQHIVERHGGRVVKTIGDAIMATFEDPAESVQASIEMQQQLIDFNAPKPEQDHVFIRIGLNHGSGIVRSNDVFGDVVNVASRVESVALPEQIVISDTLNQKVSQLGRFKLSHLGRFALKGKEGDRDLFEVIWTEGKSAHAVAAHTMVASPKASMVLPRFKLQHIKKDGSVGSEHELKDGKLVVGKDQGDLKFASDPQLCSRHAQFSVDRGQLTVEDLAPEGRGVYVRLISTYTLHDGDVLMMGRRAFRFKEKPNAMAAAAALGSTVTDLAKLLKEPVAEFIALKADGTSDEVARFPLSEQEVTWGRTKGTYTFPEDGFMSRSHAKVYQRGEDFFLEDSGSRNGTFIKVREKSPVPVGAMVLVGGQLLKVTQ
- a CDS encoding protein kinase, which produces MAANTLTKIGKYDVVDVLGKGGMGVVYKAMDNRIGRLVAIKMMTGGFADNPDLLKRFYREAQSTGMLQHSNIVIVYDLGDQDGNPYLVMEFLEGEPLDKVIATRREISLVQKLDYIIQCCGGLNYAHQRGIVHRDIKPANLMILKEGAAVKIVDFGIARIGDASLTKTGQVVGTITYMSPEQINAQVVDGRTDIFSTGVMLYELLTYTLPFDGRDTAATLLKIIHEPPPPLKNFISEFPPELEEILLKALAKDREERYATAEDFAFDLSRVQEQLKKSMVSDYVARARTSIEKQELSRAKELLQQVLKVDTQHSLAKELMHEVQQRLQKQQRGEQIRQLRSHAEDALGQRLYEDAISYIDQAITLDKTNPELLNLRDLAREAKLRRDKTADELRRAESGQLSGHLEEALQHVEAALKLDPDNAQAKALYASVSRELQSRSKDQKVKSFVDEARKHISGRKFTDAFEVLKRAEQIDPSSPEVHALMNLASSGREQELRRRDLERITTEIEEALAKDDFAGASAQADAALQKHANEPQLLKLKALADKQREAADRRKFIDEQMALARKLLDAGKAADALALLEKAAQKVPGESRLQSLLAIVRDSADRERNEQIKVQYVQKAKEAMRHKDYAVAVQILEAASRELDDSAEIYDLLQFARDEASQTDRRRKIEFIADEAQRLMSEEDFERAVVLLESTLKETPDEELRAVLTEARRGVHEFGRKTEAAITKAQGLIRDGRVNDAVAFLESQPQGYARSSAFCNVLEQARGQQDQSMAIGSAIDKASQALAKGDVASALNIAYACAKTYGETPEIKAAIAEIESKRSALAKSTVESAVADARRLLLARQYPQALERLEAAAPFVIEVGQSLQKQYESLKNDATAGASRQQKQTQLDHTIIAGSMEQGNQGGQGGQTIVAGSYDNVPRPSPEPTRYGVPPPPPPVPTKPTPAPAVAAAPARARAATSAPVATPPPVQAPPRRTSVPAAVPAPAPVPEKKSPLLLIVILVAVLVLGVGGYVGYTRFFGEPKATAYIEINVTPWGKVKSITTVDGKRTVTLPAETQTPLRVTLAPGDYKVTLAGPDGSEQSELVKVTDETPGTCCNIVFQQIDVEKVINAQ